TCGTTTTGCTGGTGCGACACTAAATCGCAATGCGTTGGTGATTGTGCGCCTGCGACTGACACGGGTAGATGATGCCGAAACATTGGCTTATAACCATGAGGTGCAGGTGCCGAATGTACCCTGATCCTATCTCTGCAAAGCGCAACGACCTAACCGTGGCATCTCGTCAGCGCGGCAGTGCTTTGCTGCTCGCTCTGTTTATTATTGTGGTGTTGTTTGTGCTGGGGGCGGGGATGATCCGCTTGCTTGGCTCCTCGTCAGAGAGCGTGACCTTTGAAGTGTATGGGGTGCGAGCGATGCAGGCGGCACAAACGGGCGTGGAACGGGTGTTAACCACGCTGTTTCCTGCTGGTGGTCTTGATCAGCATTGTGACGGCACTCCTACCAGCCCTTTGCTTGATGATAGTTTTAGCTCCAGTGGCACTACGGCGTTAAATCTGGCAGGCATAACTGGCCTGGCAAACTGCGCGAGTGTGGTGGTGGAGTGCAGCGATCGCAAACACTTGGGCGTGACCTATTATTATTTGGTGAGCACTGCGACCTGTACGGTGGGTGGTGGCTCTACCGCGCTGGTGATGAGTCGGCAAGTGGAAGTTGAGGCAAAATCGTTATGAAGTCGATGCTGCGTTTGGTTGTTTTGTTTACCTTTCTGCTTGTTTCTCCGTTTTCGTTGGCGGTGACTTGCGATGCCTTGTTTACCAAGCCTGCGCAATCTTGGGACATTAATGGTCGTTTGACCATGTATAACAACTCCCGCATATACAACAGCATCGATGGCCAATTGCCTTTTGTAAACAGCACGCCGGATCCTTTACCAAATAACTCCTGTAGAAGCATTCCTGGGCCAGACGTTTGTTCGATTACAGGGACTTCTGCCGTTGGTCGTGACACTTTTACCTTTCAAGTCTCCAGCAGTAACGAATTTATTCAAGCGAATAACGGTGAACAGATCGTCCTAGGGGAAGCTCCCTTTAATGGCAATGAATTTGGCGCTATTCAGATCAATGGTGGTCGCGTTGAGTTTTCTGCTAATCACAGTGAATACAAAGTGGGCTCGATCCAAATCAATAACAGCAGCGCCCGGTTGACTTTCCCCGAGGGGATATTTTGGGTCAACGGTATTTTTACGCTTAACGATGGACGGGTTGAACTTAGCGGCAGTGGTACAGCAACAGTGATGGTGAAAGACCACTTTGAAGTGAACAGTGGTAATGGTCGCATCAACAACAATGGTGATCCCAAACGACTGTTGTTTTATTCGGGCCAAACCACACGGTTTAATGATGGAAGAATATGGGCCACTGTTTTTGCTGACAATGATTTTGTGATGAATAACGGTAGTGAGCTTAATGGGGCCGTCAATGGAAAAAATGTGGTAATGAATGATGGCGATATTAATGGCGTTGATGTTACTGGTATCGATTTTTCGCCTATCTGTGGCGATGAACCGCCGCTTCTCCCTGATATTCCGCAAACCTGTCCATCCCCAGAAACTATTGGCGCGGGAGTCACCTGGTCTACATTCGACAGCTCAGCGGTTGGGCACACGCCAGCGGCAGATGCCACAGAATTCCAGCAGCTGATTAATACCTACGCCAATGATACCTATCTGTTTGGTAGCTCTATCGTTGATGAGATCAACGGTGGTGGTACCGATATTAATCCCCACAGCAGCCAACAAGATTATTACATCAGCACATTTACAGGCTATATCGAGGCGCCGGAAGATGGCATTTACGAGTTTGCTATTGATGGTGATGACGCCGTCGAGGTGCTGATCGATGGTCAGGTGATCACGGGTTGGTATGGTGAACATGCTCGTGCTGGTCTTCCACAATTCCCTGCGCAAATTGGGCTTGAGCAGGGCTTTCACCGTGTCGAATTTCGTCATCAGGAGTTAGCGGTCGAGGAGTTCTTTTATCTGTATTGGAAGACGCCATCAGATATCGCTAATGGTGCAAGCCTCACCATTGTACCCACCGACAACCTGTCGACCTGTTTTAGTACCAAGCCGCCGATCATCCCAGAATGTCCGGTGCCCGTCGCGGGGCTGGATTTTTATACCTTTGATAAGCCACCGGGAGCCCCGTTAGATGCTGCGCAGTTTCAAACCCTGGTGGATAACTATGGTCGTTTGGGCACCGAGCAAGGGCGTAGTGTAGTTGCGACCATTGATGGTTCTGGCAACCCCCATGGCGCTGATGATTATTTTCTCAGCCGTTTTATCGGCTATATCCACGTACCGGAAACCGGTCAGTATAAATTTGCTGTGGATGGTGACGATGCGGTGGAACTGTTAATCGACGGTGAGGTGATAACCGGCTGGTACGGTGCCCATGGCGATTGTAACTACTGCACCACCTATCAAGCGAGTGTGGGTCTCGATGCGGGTTACCATGAGATTGAGTATCGTCACGAAGAGGAATCCGGCAGCAATGCCTATCGCTTGCTGTGGCAAGCCCCGAGTGACAGCAGTTTTTCTATTGTGGCTGATGCCGTGCTTGAACGCTGTCCGCCGCCGACCTATGAATGGGGCCGAACCGAGATGAACAACGGGTCGGGCTCGGTGACGTTTAGCAATGATTACCTTGGCATTACTCCGCTGGTGTTCGTGATGCCGACCATGGTTTACCCCGATGCTTTGCAGGATGGCCCTGCGTCTGTCGCTGTGCGCAATGTGACTTCTACCGGTTTTGATATCGTGCAACTGGAAGCGCCTAATCGTTATACCAGTCAGCCGGGTCAGAAGCCGATGGTTGATGTGGATTATTTTGTCACTTTGCCGGGGCGGGTACAGATGCCGGGCGGTGGTGAGTTTGAAGCGGGAACGATAGAGACGCAAAAATATCAGGGTAAAACGACCGACAGCGGTACAGGAAGAGGCGGTTGGGAAGCGCTTAGCTTTGACGCTGTGTTTGCGACAACGCCGGCTGTGCTTGGTCAGATCCAGAGCAATAATAATCCTGATTTATGGAAGACGACAGTGATCCGCAATGTCACTGGCAGCGGGGCGCAATTGGCGATAGAGATGTCGGAAGTACCGGGACGTACCAATGCCCAAGGACGGCCGACATCACCCGAAACTATCGCTTACTTAGCGGGTACAGGGAGTGGCAGTTTTCAAAGCAACAGTGAAACCATTCTTTATGAGTTTGGTCGTGGACGTACCCATGGCAACAATGGCCGTACGCGAGATCTGGATCAGCAGTGTGAATACTTAAACTCCCATATCAATGACTATATTGATCCGCCGGTACTGGTGGCGAATAAAAATTCTCGAGACGGCAGCGATGGCGGCTGGCTGCGCCGCTGTCAGAATTTCCGTCAGGCAGCAAGTTTTGTCACCGATGAAGATCAGGCGAATGACCGCGACCGTGCTCACCTACCTGAGGATGTGGGGTATATCGCGCTGACGTATCGCTCAAATACGGATCCCATCTATGACTTCATTATTACCACTTCGCCGGACGCATTGACCTGCCGGGTGCAGGAGATAGGCATTCGGGTAGAGCAAAACGGCGTGTTGGTGGGGGGGTATTTAGGTGACATTCAAATCAATACCGATACCGACAACGGTATCTGGTCCGCGGTCGATGCGAATGGCGTACTGCAGGATCTAGGCAACGGTGACATCCGCTATAGCTTCAACGCCAGTGATGGCGGTGAAATTGTGCTTGGGCTTGATAATGTCGTACCGGAAACGGTGACTATTACCGTCAGTGATGGACTGTCCAGCAACAGCGCCGCTGTCACCTTTCGCGCCAAAGGTTTTTTTGCCGAAATCACCCCCTGGCATGACCCTAGCTTTGCTATTCCAAATCAGTTGGCCGGGCAACCTTTTAACTTGGTGTTGACTGCTGTCGGTGATGACCCCAGTCAGCCCGGTTGTGAACCGCTAGTTGATTTTGAAGGGGCGAAATCGCTGGAGATGTGGCAGGGCTATGTTGACCCTGATCCGGCGGCAGGCTTGTTAGCGGAGATTGATGGTGTGGCCTTGGGCGTTGGCGAGGCTAATGCTGTCTCTATCGCGGCGGAATTTGCTCTGGGTGTTGCGACCCTAAGCAACGTTACTTATTGGGACGCCGGGAAGATCTCGCTGCATGCGAAAGACCTTTATGACACGGGGGATCCGCCCGCGGATACAGGCGATGAGATCCTGCAGGGTAGCAGCGAGATACTGTTTAGTCCGCAAAGCTTACGGATCGATAAAATATATAGAAGTGGCGATATCACGGCGTTAAATCCCGGCGGAACAGCTAGCGATACTGACAGTGATGGCTTTGTCGCTGCTGATGCACCGTTTGATATGGTGATACAGGCGCTGGCGGTTGATGGCGCGACGGTGACGTCATCTTATCGGGTTGGTTTGGCGTTAACGCGGTTGCGTGATACTCCATCTAATTCGAACGCTAAAGACGGCATACTTCGATATGTTGATGGTGAAGGCCTGATTGCCCCGATTGTACCACTACCGCCTTGGGCGCCCCCGGGGGCTTCGCTAGCGCTGCCCGAAACTGTCTTTGATAAAGGGGTTGCGACTATCTCTTCGCTCTATTTTTCAGAGGTGGGCAGTATCCAGATAGGAATTGATAGCGGCGATTGGCAGGTGACAGGCAACAGTTTAACCATACCGGCCTCGACACAGCCGGCAATTGGGCGTTTTTACCCTGACCATTTTGTATTAACTTCGGATTTAACGACCGATGGCAACAGCAGTAATCCGCTGTGCGTCGCTGGCTTTAGTTATATGGGGGATGAAGCGCTCACGGTTGAGTATCAGGTTGAGGCTGTCAGTGCCAATGGCACTCTGACCAAAAATTATGATTATCCTACGCTGGGTTATGAGACCGGTATATTAGGCCTGGCGGCTGAAGACAGCAGTGATGGTGTTGATCTCGGTGGCAGATTGGTCAATGTGATCGCGGCGGATCGAGCTGACTCCTGGAAGGAGGGTGTGTATACCTTCTCCAGTAATACAGCGAGTTTGGAAAAGGCGCTGACTGGCGCCATTGATGGGCCGTTTCCTTTGTTACAACTGAGCCTAGTTGTCACGACTGAGATGGATGGGGTGAATTTCGATACCTTGGATGAGGATGCCGACTCCCCCGGTGATTGCACTGATGATAGCGATATAACGTCCGGAGAGTGCAGCAGTCGCCGTATTGGTGGCACCTTAGATCTGCGCTTTGGCCGTTTGGTGACCGCAAGTAATTATGGCTCTGAGCTGTTGGCTTTGCCGATCCCGATCAGCGTCGAAACTTATGATGGCAGTAGTTTCATTACAGAAATTGACGACAGCTGCACCATCATAGACACGGCGTATGTCACGATGAATAGTGAACCGGCGGGAACCTTGGACAATATCGCTCTGTTGGACGGCTCTGGCACTACCAATGCCGGCTACGCTGAGCCTATTCGACAAGGTCAGCTGCAATTTACGCTATCGGCGCCGGGCGAGGGTAACACCGGACGCGCTGAAATCCGCTTTAATTTAAATGCGTTACCGTTTTTTCAGTTTGAATGGGATTGCGCCAATGACTTGACCAGTTGTAATGGTCTTGGTGTTGATAATCCGCCTGTAGCTGAGGGCTTCTTTGGCCGCTATCGTGGCAATGAACGGGTGATCTATTGGCGCGAGACCGGTGCTAATTAATACCAAAATAGATTTCGGGGAAGGCGATTAAAGCGGGTGGCAGCAGTCCACCCGTGTTCCTTCAACCAGCGCTAGGTAATCGCTTACTTGCATGCTGATCGACTCTGTCAGTGAGCCGCAGGTAAAGACTATCTCCTGGTTGGCATAGATGGTTTCGTCGATAAACAGTTCGCAATCGATAAAGCGGCCGCCAAAGGGAGGGAGTGCGCCCTTACTGACCCCTGCGAGCTCTTTTAGCTCTTGTTCGTTAGCGAAGCGCACTTTCTGTTGTTGCAATATCTTGCGTACGCGATTGGAGTTGATCCGATAGGCCGCCGAGATGACAAACATGCTGAAACCACGGCGACTCTTAAACAGCAAAGATTTACCACCAAGATGCAGTGGCGTGCCTCGCAATGCGGCACTTTGATAACAGTCTACAGCGTCACTGTGTTGCCACTGTTGAAAGCTAATATTTCGTTGTTGCAGTAGCTGTTTGATCTGCTGATTCAGGCTTTTGTCCAACTTAATGAAACCTCTTGCGCTGCTTGTGGTCGTAACTTGCAACCGCTCTGCGCCCATATATTGGGTGAAAATTGCTCGTAAATAGCCAAAAACGCGTGTTAGCCAGTCATTACTTGAAAGCTATCACACTCGCCAGCTTGCTGAAAACAAGGGGCATTGGTAAAGTTACGCGGTTAACCGGAACCCTCAAATTAAGCATCCCAGTAGGCGCTCTCTATGTTCAAGAAACTCCGCGGCCTGTTTTCAAATGATCTCTCCATTGATTTGGGGACAGCCAACACTCTTATTTATGTGCGCGATGAAGGTATTGTTTTGAACGAGCCTTCCGTCGTGGCGATTCGCCAGGAACGTGCTGGTGGGCCAAAAAGTGTCGCTGCTGTAGGTCATGCAGCTAAGCAGATGCTGGGAAGAACTCCCGGCAACATTCGCGCGATCCGGCCGATGAAAGATGGTGTGATCGCTGACTTTTATGTCACTGAGAAAATGCTGCAGCACTTTATCAAGCAAGTTCACCAGAACAACTTGCTACGCCCCAGCCCACGGGTACTGGTGTGTGTCCCTTGTGGCGCGACGCAAGTTGAGAAGCGTGCGATCCGTGAATCAGCCATGGGTGCCGGTAGTCGGGAAGTGTTCCTGATTGAAGAGCCGATGGCCGCCGCGATTGGTGCTGGCATGCAGGTGTCTGAAGCCCGCGGTTCGATGGTGGTAGATATTGGTGGTGGTACCACGGAAGTGGCGATCATCTCCTTGAACGGTGTGGTTTACTCCTCTTCCGTACGTATCGGCGGTGACAAGTTTGATGAAGCGATCATCAACTATGTTCGTCGAAATTACGGTAGCTTAATTGGTGAAGCTACCGCTGAACGGATTAAGCATGAGATTGGCTCAGCTTACCCAGGTGAAGAGCTACGGGAGATTGAAGTCCGTGGACGTAACTTGGCTGAAGGGGTTCCCCGCAGCTTTACTCTCAACTCCAATGAGATCCTTGAAGCACTGCAAGAGCCATTGACCGGCATAGTCAGTGCCGTGATGGTGGCCTTGGAGCAATCGCCACCAGAGCTTGCTTCTGATATTTCGGAGCGCGGCATGATGATGACCGGTGGTGGCGCTTTGTTAAAAGATATCGACCGTCTGTTGATGGAAGAGACAGGGATCCCTGTCGTTGTTGCTGATGATCCGCTGACCTGTGTTGCTCGTGGCGGTGGTAAAGCGTTAGAGATGATTGATGTTCATGGCGGTGATCTGTTCACTTATGAGTGATCACCTGTCACTTGAACCATTATCAGATAAGCCAACTTCATCTCGGAGTTGGCTGCTTTAATGAAACCGATTTTTGGTAGCGGACCATCACTGCAACTGCGTTTGGTGATTGCTGTCTGTCTTTCGCTTGCGCTAATGATCGCTGATCGTTCTTTGCCGCAGGTGGGTCAATTCAAGTTCTATTTGAGTACCTTGGTTAGCCCGTTGCAGTATCTGGCTAATGCGCCGCAAGGTGCCTTGGACTGGGCGATCGACCATGTAAAGTCGCGTCGACAGTTAATCGCTGAAAACCAAGCCCTCCGTGAACAAGCTTTGCTGGACAGTGGTCAGTTGCAACAGTTTGCCCAGTTGAAGCAGGAAAACGAACGTTTACGCGCATTGTTGGGGTCATCCAAGCGCTCAACCGTAAGAAAGATGGTTGCAGAGGTGTTTGCCGTCAATAGCGATAGATACAGTCTGCAAGTGGTGATCGATAAGGGCAGCTTTGATGGTGTTTATGTCGGGCAACCGGTACTTGATCATGAAGGTGTTGTGGGTCAGATAGAAGATGTTGGCTCGACCACCAGTCGCGTGATTTTAATTGGTGATAGCTTGCATTCGATCCCTGTCAGGGTTCACCGCAATGATGTCCGCGCCGTCCTTAACGGCACCGGTGAAGTCGATAAATTAGCTCTGCAATATGTAGCGCATAGCACAGATGTGCGGATAGGTGATTTACTGATCTCATCTGGTTTGGGGGGGCGTTTTCCTGAGGGCTATCCTGTTGCTAAGGTGACCAGTGTTGAGAGCGATGAAAGCTTTCCATTTGCCCAGGTGACAGCGCGCCCAATTGCTGAGCTAGATCGCCTCCGTTACCTGCTACTGCTTTGGCCTGATGCTGATGACCAACCTTGGACTAAGGGGGCGGCAGAATGAGCCTACAACTGCCCAATGGTCGAATAACAATCTATTTCTCTTTGGTTTTAGCGTTAGTGCTGACCATTATGCCGTTGCCTAGTGTGGTGTCTGCTTGGCGCCCTACCTGGGTGTTGCTGGTGTTGTTGTATTGGACCTTGGCATTGCCCCATCGCGTGAATGTTGGCCATGCCTGGGTGCTGGGCTTGCTGCAAGATGTATTGCTAGGGGCACCGCTGGGCGTGCATGCCCTGAGCTTTAGCTTGGCTTGTTATGTTTTTGCTTTGAATTTCCAAAGATTTAGAAATTTTTCAATCTGGCAGCAATCTTTGCTGGTCGGCGTCATCTGCTTAATGCACCAGTTGCTTCGTTTCTGGGCGGCGTATCTGTTTGATGATGTGGCTCTGACCTCTGGGATCTTGTATCCGGTGTTCAGCAGCATGGTGCTTTGGCCGTGGATATTTCTATTGTTGAGAAAAACCAGACGGCGTTTTAAAGTCCGTTAACGGAGGGCACTATGGCGCTGCATCTGACCGTTCCGCTCACTCTGGCATCCGCTTCGCCACGGCGGAAAGAGTTATTATCCCAACTATGGCCCTCTTTTGCTGTCATACCTGCCGATATCGATGAAACCCCTCATGTTGGTGAGCAACCCCGAGCGCATGTGACGCGTCTGGCGCAGGAAAAAGCGCTGACGGTATCGGCGTTGCACCCCCATACATTGGTTCTGGCAGCCGACACCATCGTGGTTGCGCGAGGGGAGATCCTTGGGAAACCGGAGAATGATCAAGATGCATTTACCATGCTCGGTCTATTATCAGGTCAGGAACATCAGGTGATGACCGCTATTTCGGTGGCATTTACGGATAAAGTATTTAGTCAATGTGTGGAAACCCAAGTCTGGTTTCGGCCATTATCGAACGCTGATATCACCGAGTATTGGGCAACCGGAGAGCCTGCTGATAAAGCCGGTGCGTATGGTATTCAGGGCTTGGGTGGCCGCTTTGTCGAGCGGATTAATGGCAGTTACAGTGCTGTGGTCGGGTTGCCTTTGGTTGAGACAGAGCATTTGTTGCAGCAGGCTCAACAGACGTTGGTGAAACAATATTCAGGAGAATTGGGTGAACGTGGAATTATTGATTAACGTGACACCCAGTGAAACACGGGTTGCGCTGGTTGAAAATGGTATCTTGCAAGAGGTACATATTGAGCGACGTGCCAAGCGCGGTATCGTCGGCAATATATATCAAGGCAAGGTGAGTCGGGTGCTGCCGGGAATGCAGGCAGCGTTTGTCGATATCGGTTTAGATAAAGCCGCTTTTCTCCATGCTTCAGATATCGTTCCCCATACTGAATGTGTCGCTGACGTTGAACAGGAGCATTTTCAAGCGGGCAATATTGCCGAGCTAGTGCGCCAAGGTCAGGACATTATGGTGCAAGTAGTAAAAGATCCCTTGGGCACTAAAGGGGCGCGCTTGACTACGGATATCACCCTACCTTCTCGTTATCTGGTTTTTATGCCAGGGCAAAGCCATGTGGGTGTCTCGCAACGCATCGAGAGTGAGGATGAGAAAACTCGACTGAAAGATCTAGCGAGTAAACATATTGATGAACTGGGTGGCTTTATTGTTCGTACGGCTGCTGAGGGTGTCGGCGACCAAGAGTTCGAGCAAGACGCCAAGTTCCTACGCCTACTGTGGCAAAAAACTCAACAGCGACGCACTGAGTGTCAGCCCTGTAGTGTTTTATATGAAGATCTGCCGCTGGCGTTTCGTATTCTGCGAGATTATGTTGGCACCGGCATCGACCGCTTGCGTATCGATTCCCGTCAAACCTACCAAAGATTAAAACTGTTTCTGCAAGAGTTTGTCCCTGAACTTACTGATACCGTTGAATACCATGCCGGTGATCGACCTATTTTCGACCTGTTTGATGTTGAAAATGAGATCCAACGGGCATTGGACAGAAAGGTAGAGCTTAAGTCTGGAGGTTATCTGATTATCGACCAGACCGAAGCGATGACGACTATCGACATCAATACTGGTGCTTTTGTCGGTCATCGAAATCTCGAAGAGACTATCTTTAATACCAACTTGGAAGCGACGCAGGCAATAGCCCGCCAGCTTAGATTACGCAACCTCGGCGGTATTATTATTATTGATTTCATCGACATGGTGGATGAAGACCATCAGCGCCGGGTACTGCATAGCTTGGAGTTGGCGTTAGCCAGAGATAAAGCCCGCTTTAGTGTTAGTAGCTTTTCGTCGTTAGGTTTGGTGGAGATGACGCGTAAGCGCACGCGGGAAAGCCTTGAGCATGTGTTGTGCGCTGAATGCCCCGAATGCCAGGGGCGGGCATCGGTGAAGAGCGTGGAAACAGTTTGCTATGAAATTTTGCGTGAGATCCTGCGAGTGAATAAGGCTTACCAAGCCGATCGCTTCGTGGTCTATGCTTCACCGAGTGTGGCTGAAGCGTTGGAAGGTGAAGGTGATGAGTCTCATAACCTTGCGGAACTAAAGGTGTTTATTGGCAAAGAGGTGTCAGTGCAGCAAGAAGCACTTTATGCTCAAGAGCAGTTTGATGTGGTGATGATGTAAGTGACTAAACGGTTCATATCCCCACTTTATTGGTTGAAAAAGGCTTGGCTGATTGTCGCCATATTTTTGGTGCTAGCGGCCATGGCGGTTAGTGGTGCGCGGGCGTTGTTGCCATACCTCGACGATTACCGTGACGAGATCGTGCAGTGGATGGCGCACGAGTACGATGTTCACCTTGCCATTGATAGCCTGAGTGCGCGCTGGGAAAAGTTAGGCCCATCCCTCTCTCTGCAAGGCTTAACTCTGCTGGATGTCGATGACTCTAGCTTGCAGTTGTCAGTGGCCGAAGCGCGCGTCGAGCTGGATTTTTGGCGTACCCTCTATCACCGCGAGTTGCGCTTTAAAGATCTCACCTTGGATGGCGTGCGTTTTACTGTCGACCCTTCAAAGTCAGCTGCTAATAATCAGATGGATCTCGATGTCAGGCATACATTAGCGACATTTTTTCTGGTGCACTTATCGAAAGTGGAACTGACCAATTCTGAGCTTTTGTTACGTCAGGCGGATGACCACTGGCGTAAAATCGAGATTAATCGGGTGAGCTGGTTAAACCGCAACGGTAAACACCAGGGCCAGGGTGAAATCGTTTTAGAGTCACAGTCTCAGGAAACGGCTAATTTTGTGTTGAATGTGGCTGGAGAATTGGGTAACCCTGATTCATTGCAGGGGGAACTCTATATTGATGCTCAAGGGGTCAATTTTACCCGCTATCTGAACAGGGTGCTGGGTGATTTTTATCAGGTGACATCAAACGAAATAAGCGCTGAAGTATGGGTCGATTTTGCCTGGGATCGCCTTGTCGGAGTTTGGGTTGATTTTGGTGAAAACCACCTGAACTGGGATCTAGGTGGAGAGAGCCACAGTTTGACTCTGAATGGTGGCAGTGCGAAATGGCTGCCATTAGCGGAAGGCGGCTGGCAGTTCGCTTCCAGTGGTACTCAATTTGCCACCGATGGTAAGACCTGGAAAGACTACGAAGTGGCCGGGAAATACCACAATGATAAAATGGCAGTGAGTGTTAAAGAGCTGGATATCAGTCGCTTACTTCCCCTGTTGACCTTGGCGCCGGTGTTGCCACCCGAGGTTGAAGATCCGCTGAGGGGGTTGAAGCCGGAGGGGATCCTGAAACGCTTCAATATGTATGTGGATGTGAGTCAACAGAGCTTACATCTGTCGGCCGATGTGTCGGGGCTGGGTTGGAATCATTGGCAGGGCATACCGGGGGTGAAGGGCATCGATGGTCGATTGGTTATTAACCCTGGAAGTGGTCACCTGAGTTTGCAAGGGCGGCAGTTAGCCGTTGATGTCGGCGAGGTGTTCGCTGAACCGCTAGTGATTGAGCAGATGGGCGGCGTGCTTTATTGGTTGCAGCAGCCGGGGCATTTTCAACTGTTCTCCGATCGTGTCGCGCTGACAACACCTGACTTGGGGGTGACGGCTGGTTTTCATTTAGATATTGCCGAACAAACCTCTTTATCTTTGTACGCGGATACCTCGTTGAATGATGCTGCGTCGGCTTACCGTTATTACCCGCTGCCGGTGATGGACGAGGAGTTGGTGGCTTATCTAACTGATGCCTTACAGGGCGGGAATAGCCAGCAGGGCGGTTTGCTTTGGCATGGTAGCTTTGCTGAATTCCCCTACAGTAATAATAAAGGCATCTTTCAAGCCCACCTCAACTTGGATAAAGCCAGATTTAAATTTGACCCTGAATGGCCAGCGTTAGACCCGGTTGATCTGCGGCTAATGTTTGAGAATGATGGCCTTAAAATCACCTCTTCTGGAGGTGATTTGATGGGCACTGAACTGCTGTCATTGCAAGCGGATATTCCGGAGTTTCAAGACAAGTCTGTGCTTTTTATTCAGGCATCGGCACGCAGTGATGGACCCAAAGCTACCGCGTTAATGAACGCATCGCCATTCCAAGAGCCGGTGGGGCAAGTGCTTGAAGATCTGCCGGTTAAGGGCGGAGTTACAGCGAAACTTGATTTAACCATCCCGCTGTACGAAGAAGATCCTGTAGTAGCCAAAGGTGAAGTGTTCTTCAAAAATAATGAGGTGACAATCGCCGCGGCAGGAATGACCTTGCAGCAGGTTAATGGCAGTTTGTCATTTGTTGATAGCACGATACAGATGCGAAGCTCGACCGCCACCTTGTACGGTGAGCCGGTGCGTTTTGATCTGGATGGTCGCGAAACGGGTAATGATGACTATCGTATTGATGCCTCGGTTGATGGTCACTGGCCCGTGTCTGCGCTTGGTGCCCTATGGGATGATCCGCGTTTGGCATTGGCACAGGGTTCGGCGGATTGGCAGGGGGCTGTTGCTGTCCGGTCGATAGGCGAGAGAATCCTCACCGATATTACGGTGAGTAGCGGGCTAAAGGGGGTGAGCGTTGATTTACCTGCGCCTTTTGATAAGCCTGCTGAAGCCTCTTGGCCGATGATGGTGCGGTTGAACCATGACGGTCAGACCTTGCGTATCGATA
The Corallincola holothuriorum DNA segment above includes these coding regions:
- a CDS encoding DUF6701 domain-containing protein; protein product: MKSMLRLVVLFTFLLVSPFSLAVTCDALFTKPAQSWDINGRLTMYNNSRIYNSIDGQLPFVNSTPDPLPNNSCRSIPGPDVCSITGTSAVGRDTFTFQVSSSNEFIQANNGEQIVLGEAPFNGNEFGAIQINGGRVEFSANHSEYKVGSIQINNSSARLTFPEGIFWVNGIFTLNDGRVELSGSGTATVMVKDHFEVNSGNGRINNNGDPKRLLFYSGQTTRFNDGRIWATVFADNDFVMNNGSELNGAVNGKNVVMNDGDINGVDVTGIDFSPICGDEPPLLPDIPQTCPSPETIGAGVTWSTFDSSAVGHTPAADATEFQQLINTYANDTYLFGSSIVDEINGGGTDINPHSSQQDYYISTFTGYIEAPEDGIYEFAIDGDDAVEVLIDGQVITGWYGEHARAGLPQFPAQIGLEQGFHRVEFRHQELAVEEFFYLYWKTPSDIANGASLTIVPTDNLSTCFSTKPPIIPECPVPVAGLDFYTFDKPPGAPLDAAQFQTLVDNYGRLGTEQGRSVVATIDGSGNPHGADDYFLSRFIGYIHVPETGQYKFAVDGDDAVELLIDGEVITGWYGAHGDCNYCTTYQASVGLDAGYHEIEYRHEEESGSNAYRLLWQAPSDSSFSIVADAVLERCPPPTYEWGRTEMNNGSGSVTFSNDYLGITPLVFVMPTMVYPDALQDGPASVAVRNVTSTGFDIVQLEAPNRYTSQPGQKPMVDVDYFVTLPGRVQMPGGGEFEAGTIETQKYQGKTTDSGTGRGGWEALSFDAVFATTPAVLGQIQSNNNPDLWKTTVIRNVTGSGAQLAIEMSEVPGRTNAQGRPTSPETIAYLAGTGSGSFQSNSETILYEFGRGRTHGNNGRTRDLDQQCEYLNSHINDYIDPPVLVANKNSRDGSDGGWLRRCQNFRQAASFVTDEDQANDRDRAHLPEDVGYIALTYRSNTDPIYDFIITTSPDALTCRVQEIGIRVEQNGVLVGGYLGDIQINTDTDNGIWSAVDANGVLQDLGNGDIRYSFNASDGGEIVLGLDNVVPETVTITVSDGLSSNSAAVTFRAKGFFAEITPWHDPSFAIPNQLAGQPFNLVLTAVGDDPSQPGCEPLVDFEGAKSLEMWQGYVDPDPAAGLLAEIDGVALGVGEANAVSIAAEFALGVATLSNVTYWDAGKISLHAKDLYDTGDPPADTGDEILQGSSEILFSPQSLRIDKIYRSGDITALNPGGTASDTDSDGFVAADAPFDMVIQALAVDGATVTSSYRVGLALTRLRDTPSNSNAKDGILRYVDGEGLIAPIVPLPPWAPPGASLALPETVFDKGVATISSLYFSEVGSIQIGIDSGDWQVTGNSLTIPASTQPAIGRFYPDHFVLTSDLTTDGNSSNPLCVAGFSYMGDEALTVEYQVEAVSANGTLTKNYDYPTLGYETGILGLAAEDSSDGVDLGGRLVNVIAADRADSWKEGVYTFSSNTASLEKALTGAIDGPFPLLQLSLVVTTEMDGVNFDTLDEDADSPGDCTDDSDITSGECSSRRIGGTLDLRFGRLVTASNYGSELLALPIPISVETYDGSSFITEIDDSCTIIDTAYVTMNSEPAGTLDNIALLDGSGTTNAGYAEPIRQGQLQFTLSAPGEGNTGRAEIRFNLNALPFFQFEWDCANDLTSCNGLGVDNPPVAEGFFGRYRGNERVIYWRETGAN
- a CDS encoding rod shape-determining protein, which codes for MFKKLRGLFSNDLSIDLGTANTLIYVRDEGIVLNEPSVVAIRQERAGGPKSVAAVGHAAKQMLGRTPGNIRAIRPMKDGVIADFYVTEKMLQHFIKQVHQNNLLRPSPRVLVCVPCGATQVEKRAIRESAMGAGSREVFLIEEPMAAAIGAGMQVSEARGSMVVDIGGGTTEVAIISLNGVVYSSSVRIGGDKFDEAIINYVRRNYGSLIGEATAERIKHEIGSAYPGEELREIEVRGRNLAEGVPRSFTLNSNEILEALQEPLTGIVSAVMVALEQSPPELASDISERGMMMTGGGALLKDIDRLLMEETGIPVVVADDPLTCVARGGGKALEMIDVHGGDLFTYE
- the mreC gene encoding rod shape-determining protein MreC, giving the protein MKPIFGSGPSLQLRLVIAVCLSLALMIADRSLPQVGQFKFYLSTLVSPLQYLANAPQGALDWAIDHVKSRRQLIAENQALREQALLDSGQLQQFAQLKQENERLRALLGSSKRSTVRKMVAEVFAVNSDRYSLQVVIDKGSFDGVYVGQPVLDHEGVVGQIEDVGSTTSRVILIGDSLHSIPVRVHRNDVRAVLNGTGEVDKLALQYVAHSTDVRIGDLLISSGLGGRFPEGYPVAKVTSVESDESFPFAQVTARPIAELDRLRYLLLLWPDADDQPWTKGAAE
- a CDS encoding YbaK/EbsC family protein, encoding MDKSLNQQIKQLLQQRNISFQQWQHSDAVDCYQSAALRGTPLHLGGKSLLFKSRRGFSMFVISAAYRINSNRVRKILQQQKVRFANEQELKELAGVSKGALPPFGGRFIDCELFIDETIYANQEIVFTCGSLTESISMQVSDYLALVEGTRVDCCHPL